A region of the Methylobacterium nodulans ORS 2060 genome:
GACGGTGATCCCGAGCGGGCCGACCTCGCGGGCGAGCGAGCGCGTGAAGCCGATCATCGCGGCCTTGGTGGCGGCATAGACCGAGAGCGCGTTGTAGCCCGTCGCGGCGATGATCGAGCTGACATTGACGATCCGCCCCGCGCCCTCCGCCATCATCGCGCGCACCGCGTGCTTGGTCAGCACGATCGGCGCCAGGGTGTTGAGCCGCACCAGCGCCTCGATATCGTTGAGCGGCATCATCGCGAGCAGGCCCTCGGTGCCGAGGCCCGCGTTGTTGACGAGGCCATAGAGCGGCCCGTGCGCCTCGCGCAGGCGCCGCACGAGGTCGGGCAGGGCGCCCACCTCGGCGAGGTCGGCGGGCGCGAAGCGGATCTCGCCCGGCCCGGTCTCGCGCATCGCCGCCTCCAGCGCCTCGCTCGGCCGGCGCGCTACCGCGATCACCCGGAAGCCCGACCCGGCGAGCTTGCCCGCGATGGCGAGCCCGAGGCCCCGGCTGCCGCCGGTGACGAGGACGTTACGCATGACGAATCCCCGGGCGGGGCGCGGCATTCCGGGCGAGCTTGCCGGCCTGCGTCACCGCGAGCGTTTTCGCGATGCGCACCAGGGCCGGCACCTTGTGGGCGGGCAGGGCCGCCCGGCAGGCGGCCAGAATCTCGGCCGTCACGGCTTCGGGCGCCGCCTCGCCCGGATCGAGCACCACGGTCGCGGTGACGAGCGCCCCGGTGATCGGGTTGCGGCGGCCCTCGACCAGCGCCATGAGCACGCGCGGGTGCCGGTTGATCACCGCCTCGATCTCCTCCGGATGCACCTTGAGGCCGCCGACATTGATGATGCCGCCGCGCCGGCCGACGAAGCGGCAGCGGCCGTCGCGGATCTCGACCATGTCGCCGGTATCGACGAAGCCCTCCGCATCCATCAGGGCCGGCGCCTCCTCGCCGAGATAGCGGCGGGCGGCGCGGCCCGAGCGGATCCGCAGCGCGCCCTCGGCGACGCGCAACTCCACCCCGGTGTCGCGGGGGCCGAGGAAGCTCTCCGGGAAGCCCTCGCGCCCGTCCGTCACCTCGAAGCCGACGCCCGCCTCGGTGGAGGCGTAGGCGTGGCCGATCGCGGCCTCCGGGAAGGCGGCCCTGAGGGCATCGAGCAAAGCCTGGTCGGCGATCTCCCCCGAGAGCCGCAGATAGGAGGGCCGGATCGCGCCGAGGGCGGGGCTCATCAGCGCCCGGCGCCAGTGGGAGGGGGTGCCCGAGAGGTGGGTGACGCCGTGCCGTCCGA
Encoded here:
- a CDS encoding SDR family NAD(P)-dependent oxidoreductase — encoded protein: MRNVLVTGGSRGLGLAIAGKLAGSGFRVIAVARRPSEALEAAMRETGPGEIRFAPADLAEVGALPDLVRRLREAHGPLYGLVNNAGLGTEGLLAMMPLNDIEALVRLNTLAPIVLTKHAVRAMMAEGAGRIVNVSSIIAATGYNALSVYAATKAAMIGFTRSLAREVGPLGITVNAVAPGFIETEMTRGLGEAERRKIAGRSALRRLAEASDVANAVDFLMGETGRNITGTVMTIDAGSTA
- a CDS encoding long-chain fatty acid--CoA ligase, giving the protein MSRPEPLSLRTALAAVPAASAAPAAGRLLGRDAAAAFADLPRQSALGGARDALAGRAVLVATADPFAAALALIDLDGLARRLLLCPPDLDPAHLPVLAERAGIEAVVTDLAPSARPDCGGRPVFPLVPLAEMPAPRAEPLATEWVLLTSGTTGVPKMVVHDLEGLTGAIRPLPEGGAPPVWSTFYDIRRYGGLQIFLRGILGGGSLVLSAQDEPVADFLRRLGRHGVTHLSGTPSHWRRALMSPALGAIRPSYLRLSGEIADQALLDALRAAFPEAAIGHAYASTEAGVGFEVTDGREGFPESFLGPRDTGVELRVAEGALRIRSGRAARRYLGEEAPALMDAEGFVDTGDMVEIRDGRCRFVGRRGGIINVGGLKVHPEEIEAVINRHPRVLMALVEGRRNPITGALVTATVVLDPGEAAPEAVTAEILAACRAALPAHKVPALVRIAKTLAVTQAGKLARNAAPRPGIRHA